In Bradyrhizobium lablabi, one DNA window encodes the following:
- a CDS encoding arylsulfatase, protein MSLSLCGPASTPAAAQQQQPQKPNILFIMGDDIGWMQPGIYHRGLMVGETPNIDRIGNEGAIFMTYYAEQSCTAGRNAFFTGMNPLRTGMIPPQLPGSPSYLRPGTPTLAKFLLDLGYTTGEFGKNHLGDHTDALPTAHGFQEFWGYLYHLDAMQGVSFPDINKSPTQQTVAPPCKNTPIPGVPEVPGAVDPKTTTCLTPPRPILACKSDGTAKNMTCKDEGPLTLERSKGVDEEISAKVIDFLDRNDPKKTNKPFFVWYNPARMHITTVLNDKYMAMVGEPGGKDWGVNEAGMKQMDDNIGYVLKKLQDMGQLDNTIVVFTTDNGAETFTYPDGGTTPFKGSKMNTWEGGMRAPCVMRWPGVIKPGTVKNDIFASLDWLPTLVNIAGGDKGDALNKRIMAGSYPGIVKTRLDGVDQTEYLSGRSEKSARDTFFYYSSAHPSAVRYKNWKMYFAIAPETATGFLLPGVQTQFAAGMVNLKRDPFETSWGDEKKANFWFGGALAGPVSAYVYDWNLLPIGQVLWLKELESYKEFPPLQDPASYNLDQVMEQLRKGQGHPSQ, encoded by the coding sequence ATGTCGCTATCGTTATGCGGACCGGCCAGCACGCCGGCGGCGGCACAACAGCAGCAGCCACAAAAGCCAAACATCCTCTTCATCATGGGCGACGACATCGGCTGGATGCAACCGGGCATCTATCACCGCGGCCTGATGGTCGGCGAGACGCCGAACATCGATCGCATCGGCAATGAAGGCGCGATCTTCATGACCTACTATGCCGAGCAAAGTTGCACGGCCGGGCGAAATGCCTTCTTCACCGGCATGAATCCGCTGCGCACCGGCATGATCCCTCCACAATTGCCCGGCAGTCCGTCCTATCTGCGCCCCGGCACCCCGACGCTGGCCAAATTCCTGCTCGATCTCGGCTACACCACCGGCGAGTTCGGCAAGAACCATCTCGGCGATCACACCGACGCGCTGCCGACCGCGCACGGCTTCCAGGAATTCTGGGGCTACCTGTATCACCTCGACGCCATGCAGGGGGTGAGCTTCCCGGACATCAACAAGTCTCCGACCCAGCAGACGGTCGCCCCGCCGTGCAAGAACACGCCGATCCCCGGCGTGCCCGAGGTCCCCGGCGCCGTCGATCCCAAGACCACGACTTGCCTGACGCCGCCACGACCGATCCTGGCGTGCAAATCCGACGGCACCGCCAAGAACATGACATGCAAGGACGAGGGTCCACTGACCCTTGAGCGATCGAAGGGTGTCGACGAGGAAATCTCGGCCAAGGTCATCGACTTCCTCGATCGCAATGACCCGAAGAAGACCAACAAGCCGTTCTTCGTCTGGTACAACCCGGCGCGCATGCACATCACGACCGTGCTGAACGACAAGTACATGGCCATGGTCGGCGAGCCGGGCGGCAAGGACTGGGGCGTCAACGAAGCCGGCATGAAGCAGATGGACGACAACATCGGCTATGTGCTGAAGAAGCTCCAGGACATGGGTCAGCTCGACAACACGATCGTCGTGTTCACCACCGACAACGGCGCCGAGACGTTCACCTACCCGGACGGCGGCACCACCCCGTTCAAGGGCTCGAAGATGAACACCTGGGAAGGCGGCATGCGCGCTCCGTGTGTCATGCGCTGGCCGGGCGTCATCAAGCCCGGCACCGTCAAGAACGACATCTTCGCGTCGCTCGACTGGCTGCCCACGCTTGTCAACATCGCCGGCGGAGATAAGGGCGATGCGCTGAACAAGCGGATTATGGCCGGTTCCTATCCGGGCATCGTCAAGACCAGGCTCGATGGCGTCGACCAGACTGAATACCTCTCGGGACGTTCGGAGAAGTCCGCGCGCGATACCTTCTTCTACTATTCCAGTGCCCATCCGTCGGCGGTGCGCTACAAGAATTGGAAGATGTATTTCGCGATCGCGCCCGAAACCGCGACGGGCTTCCTCTTGCCGGGAGTTCAGACCCAGTTCGCAGCCGGCATGGTAAACCTCAAGCGCGATCCATTCGAGACGTCGTGGGGCGACGAGAAAAAGGCGAATTTCTGGTTCGGCGGGGCGCTCGCCGGGCCGGTCTCGGCCTACGTCTACGACTGGAACCTGCTGCCCATCGGGCAGGTGCTGTGGCTGAAGGAGCTGGAATCCTACAAGGAGTTCCCCCCGCTTCAGGATCCGGCGAGCTACAACCTGGATCAGGTCATGGAACAGCTCAGGAAGGGTCAGGGGCACCCGAGCCAGTAG
- a CDS encoding formylglycine-generating enzyme family protein has product MNISTNTLAKVEIRESSSAPMVFIPGGTFRMGSDKHYPEEAPVHRVTVDAFWMDRYPVTNRQFKEFVRATKHVTVAEIIPDPKDYPGMLPHMVYAGSLMFSPPNHPVNLRDFSQWWTFARGAQWRHPYGPGSNIRGLDDHPVVHVAFSDAAAYAKWAGKDLPTEAEWEFAARGGLDGAEYAWGDEFTPHGRHMANTWQGEFPRQNVNADGFERTSPVSAFPPNGYGLYDMIGNVWEWTADWYSPRHKADAPKACCIPENPRGGREDGSYDPRTTNVRIPQKVIKGGSHLCAPNYCRRYRPAARHAEPVDTSTSHVGFRCIRRGASDAPQTGE; this is encoded by the coding sequence ATGAATATTTCAACCAACACTCTCGCGAAGGTCGAGATCCGCGAGAGTTCATCCGCGCCGATGGTATTCATTCCGGGCGGCACCTTTCGCATGGGATCGGACAAGCATTATCCGGAAGAAGCTCCGGTCCACCGCGTCACCGTCGATGCGTTCTGGATGGACCGCTATCCCGTCACTAACCGGCAATTCAAGGAATTCGTAAGGGCTACCAAGCACGTCACCGTCGCGGAAATCATACCCGACCCCAAGGATTATCCTGGAATGCTCCCGCACATGGTCTACGCGGGCTCGCTGATGTTCTCGCCGCCCAACCATCCGGTCAACCTCCGCGACTTCAGCCAGTGGTGGACCTTCGCCAGGGGCGCGCAATGGCGGCATCCCTACGGACCCGGAAGCAACATCCGTGGGCTGGACGATCATCCAGTCGTGCATGTGGCTTTCAGCGATGCAGCCGCCTACGCGAAATGGGCTGGGAAGGATTTGCCAACCGAAGCGGAATGGGAATTCGCTGCGCGCGGTGGGCTCGACGGTGCCGAATATGCCTGGGGCGATGAATTCACGCCGCATGGCCGTCACATGGCAAATACCTGGCAGGGTGAATTTCCGCGGCAGAACGTCAATGCGGACGGTTTCGAGCGCACCTCGCCGGTCAGCGCATTCCCGCCGAACGGTTACGGGCTTTACGACATGATCGGCAACGTCTGGGAATGGACTGCCGACTGGTATTCACCCAGGCACAAGGCTGACGCGCCAAAGGCTTGCTGCATCCCGGAGAATCCGCGCGGCGGACGCGAGGACGGCAGCTACGACCCCCGAACGACCAATGTGAGGATTCCACAGAAAGTCATCAAGGGCGGCTCGCATCTGTGCGCGCCGAACTACTGCCGCCGCTACCGGCCGGCTGCGCGCCATGCCGAGCCGGTCGATACGTCGACGAGTCACGTCGGCTTTCGATGCATCAGGCGAGGAGCCTCTGATGCGCCACAAACAGGAGAGTAA
- a CDS encoding LssY C-terminal domain-containing protein — protein sequence MNFFPRGRKRQGLTIIATLVILYVVLSYLVLPATWARIEHEPGLVKHTMLTATAQGIPGGPINVGLVGTREDLVRAFHAAGWYPADPITLRTSVEIIGSVLLDRPYKSAPVSPLFYEGRREDLAFEKPHGGSADRRQHVRFWKVLESGIDGGPVWLGSATFDSGVTLSRDTGQVTHRIAANIDEERDRLIAELNDAHMVTSIYQMKGIGPTLNGRNGEGDPYYTDGEIWVARLVSGGKEAEKLAEMLPAPALIQMKDTAFSWGSRIGWH from the coding sequence ATGAACTTCTTTCCGCGAGGACGTAAGCGGCAGGGTCTCACGATCATCGCTACACTCGTCATTTTGTATGTCGTTCTCAGTTACCTTGTTTTACCCGCGACATGGGCGCGTATTGAGCACGAACCCGGGCTTGTAAAGCATACAATGCTGACCGCGACGGCGCAGGGTATCCCGGGAGGTCCTATTAATGTTGGCCTGGTAGGAACTCGTGAGGATTTGGTTCGCGCATTTCATGCCGCGGGCTGGTACCCCGCCGACCCCATCACATTGCGGACCAGCGTGGAGATCATCGGGAGCGTACTGCTCGACCGACCTTACAAAAGTGCGCCGGTCAGTCCGCTGTTTTACGAGGGGCGACGTGAGGATTTGGCGTTCGAAAAGCCACATGGCGGGAGCGCCGATCGCCGCCAACACGTCCGCTTCTGGAAGGTCCTTGAAAGCGGAATTGATGGCGGTCCCGTTTGGCTCGGCTCTGCGACTTTCGACAGCGGGGTCACTTTAAGCCGCGACACGGGCCAGGTTACTCATCGCATCGCGGCCAATATTGATGAAGAGCGAGACCGATTGATCGCAGAATTGAACGATGCCCACATGGTGACAAGCATTTATCAAATGAAGGGGATCGGTCCCACCTTAAATGGGCGAAACGGTGAAGGCGATCCTTACTATACGGACGGAGAAATATGGGTGGCGCGACTCGTCAGCGGCGGCAAAGAAGCTGAAAAGCTTGCTGAAATGCTGCCGGCACCCGCACTCATTCAAATGAAAGACACCGCGTTTTCCTGGGGATCGCGAATAGGATGGCACTGA
- a CDS encoding arylsulfatase has translation MNRSWNTWLANTWLALPASLAFALVAPVAASAQQQQQKPNILVIMADDIGYWNISAYNRGMMGYRTPNIDRIANEGTIFTDYYGQQSCTAGRAAFITGQSPLRTGLLKVGLPGAKEGLSEKDPTIAELLKPQGYATGQFGKNHLGDRNEFLPTVHGFDEFFGNLYHLNAEEEPENPDYPKNPSFKAQFGPRGVMKCVATTTDTPGDDPRFGPWGKQKCEDTGPLTKKRMETIDEEFLNASIDFIDRTNRDKKPFFVWFNPSRMHIWTRLKPESQGKTGLGIYPDGMVEHDGQVGQLLKKLDDLGIASNTIVIYTTDNGAETFSWPDGGTTPFRGEKNSNWEGGYRVPAMIRWPGTVPPRTEINEIFSAEDWATTLVAAAGEPDVKNKLLQGYDAAGKNFKVHLDGYDQRDLLAGKGPDKRREFFYWTDDGNLAGLRYEQWKAAFLEQKAEGFSVWQQPLVQLRLPMLFNLRADPFERAQHEAGDYVRWFVEHAFVLVPAQAVVAQHLSSFRDFPPRQRPGSFSVEQAMEKLRNPPSGN, from the coding sequence ATGAACAGGAGCTGGAACACCTGGCTTGCGAACACCTGGCTTGCCCTGCCGGCATCGCTCGCTTTCGCACTGGTCGCACCAGTAGCCGCGTCGGCGCAGCAGCAACAGCAAAAGCCCAACATCCTTGTCATCATGGCCGACGACATCGGTTACTGGAATATCAGCGCTTATAACCGCGGCATGATGGGCTATCGCACGCCAAACATTGATCGTATAGCCAACGAGGGTACAATATTCACCGACTATTACGGCCAGCAGTCCTGCACCGCCGGCCGTGCCGCGTTCATCACCGGCCAGAGCCCGCTGCGAACCGGACTTCTAAAAGTGGGATTGCCGGGAGCGAAAGAGGGGTTGTCGGAGAAGGATCCGACGATTGCCGAACTGCTCAAGCCACAGGGCTACGCGACCGGACAATTCGGCAAGAACCATCTCGGCGACCGCAACGAATTCCTGCCGACAGTGCATGGTTTCGACGAGTTTTTTGGCAACCTCTATCATCTGAATGCCGAGGAGGAGCCGGAGAATCCGGACTACCCGAAGAATCCATCGTTCAAGGCGCAGTTTGGTCCGCGTGGCGTGATGAAGTGCGTCGCGACGACCACCGACACGCCGGGCGACGATCCCCGTTTCGGTCCGTGGGGCAAGCAAAAATGCGAGGATACCGGGCCGCTCACCAAGAAGCGCATGGAGACGATCGACGAGGAATTCCTCAACGCCTCGATCGACTTCATCGACCGCACGAACCGGGACAAGAAACCATTTTTCGTGTGGTTCAATCCGAGCCGCATGCACATCTGGACCCGTCTCAAGCCGGAATCTCAAGGCAAGACCGGGCTCGGTATCTATCCGGACGGCATGGTGGAGCATGACGGCCAAGTCGGACAGTTGCTCAAAAAGCTCGACGATCTCGGCATCGCCAGCAATACGATCGTAATCTACACGACCGACAACGGCGCCGAGACTTTCTCGTGGCCTGACGGCGGAACGACGCCGTTCCGTGGCGAAAAAAATAGCAATTGGGAAGGAGGCTACCGCGTTCCGGCGATGATACGCTGGCCCGGTACGGTACCTCCGCGGACCGAGATCAACGAAATCTTCTCTGCCGAAGACTGGGCGACGACTTTGGTCGCGGCCGCCGGCGAGCCCGATGTCAAGAACAAGCTCCTGCAGGGTTATGACGCTGCAGGCAAGAACTTCAAAGTTCATTTGGACGGTTACGACCAGCGCGACCTGCTCGCCGGCAAGGGTCCGGACAAGCGCCGCGAGTTTTTCTACTGGACCGACGACGGCAATCTTGCCGGCCTTCGATATGAACAATGGAAGGCGGCGTTCCTGGAACAGAAGGCCGAAGGCTTCAGTGTCTGGCAGCAACCGCTCGTTCAGCTCCGCCTGCCCATGCTGTTCAACCTCCGCGCAGATCCGTTCGAGCGGGCCCAGCACGAGGCAGGCGATTACGTGCGGTGGTTTGTTGAACATGCGTTCGTGCTCGTCCCCGCGCAGGCGGTCGTGGCACAGCATCTGTCGAGCTTTCGGGACTTTCCGCCACGCCAAAGGCCAGGCTCCTTCTCAGTCGAACAAGCCATGGAGAAACTGAGGAATCCGCCTTCCGGCAATTAG